The Zalophus californianus isolate mZalCal1 chromosome 6, mZalCal1.pri.v2, whole genome shotgun sequence DNA window GGAACATAATGGAAACCTTTGTCTTAGTCTAAGTGTACAGGAACTAGAGTATAGCGAGGGTCACCCCGCTGAGGAGGGTTACAGGCAACAACGTAGAACTGGGTCTGGGGACGAGTACTGTACTGGCAGTTGGGATACCTCCCTCTAGTGAGATTGCAGTAAGTCGTGTCAATAGGATTTGCACTCCGGTGGCAGTTGGTATTCGTCCTATTCCTGCAGCGTATGTTGGGCAAAAGACAGGTATCAGACACGTTCTGGATGGAGTCATGCAGAAAGGTGTTTTGAGGCTTACAATTCCGAGTAAGAGTATTGACGGTACGCATTGCATTGTTGCATTGCGTAGGTACGGGACCTACAGGTATATGCCGAATTACAAACTTTTGAAACCCAGTGAGTTGAGCCCAAGCACCAGGGGGAAGTCCTGGCCCTCCTGATCCCAGCAGCaacaggaggagaggaaagggtcCCAGAAGATCC harbors:
- the LOC118357072 gene encoding ribonuclease K6-like is translated as MHPNSMKKEAPSLGTLPPYPWLVLPVSAGILALNSELESVGLIHTVHKKCIFQALHSLSSFLGLGTLPCCTQTALAHLAEEQLAKASEPGTNHCLDLSGIPSTEIEEMMLDLLGPFPLLLLLLGSGGPGLPPGAWAQLTGFQKFVIRHIPVGPVPTQCNNAMRTVNTLTRNCKPQNTFLHDSIQNVSDTCLLPNIRCRNRTNTNCHRSANPIDTTYCNLTRGRYPNCQYSTRPQTQFYVVACNPPQRGDPRYTLVPVHLD